Proteins from a genomic interval of Yarrowia lipolytica chromosome 1E, complete sequence:
- a CDS encoding uncharacterized protein (Compare to YALI0E08822g, similar to ca|CA0227|CaPHO23 Candida albicans CaPHO23 Involved in transcriptional regulation of PHO5 (by homology)) — protein MKGYNTRSSSRRAQDKPVGLYPGLNDLTDALEALPLETVRHFTLLREIDAKCTTTTPLVADLIAKFLAIPPAAKDDPECAKKTEERENMLLEIRGLIRELMPCLEEKMHVAGVAAEAVARHISRIDADYELITSREIPQVIQYGEPDHPAIIVDVKPSVAERSAQSQRSESRREAIAAKKAAAAAAAEKSGNGGRRGTPSKEGGKDSGKETGGKKAAATNGAAAVGAGAKKNGEKRTATSASVSDTVASSAAAAGAKKRKTAAKASPAPGNRKSPPSSDDTPAASATRSARLVNKSRKGQEAAESAKAAEEEEDDGEPVYCYCEQVSYGEMVACDGPQCTREWFHLPCLGLSSPPKGNWYCDDRSLLLVGVDSTSAFGSCGHESRYSACVPMPGWAAPLLKLQLSAETEPARIRSPRYDSKSSGHLQTSILSVIYYGPLMLGPTPVCKARE, from the exons ATGAAAGGATACAACACTCGATCGTCGTCGCGCCGAGCCCAAGACAAGCCCGTAGGTCTGTATCCTGGTCTCAACGACCTCACTGATGCTCTGGAAGCCTTACCGCTCGAGACTGTGCGGCATTTCACTCTTCTGCGAGAAATCGACGCGAAATGTACCACGACTACTCCTCTTGTGGCGGATCTGATAGCCAAGTTTCTGGCTATTCCACCGGCGGCCAAGGACGACCCCGAGTGCGCGAAGAAAACGGAAGAACGGGAAaacatgctgctggagattcGGGGTTTGATTCGAGAGCTCATGCCctgtttggaggagaaAATGCACGTGGCTGGGGTGGCGGCCGAAGCGGTGGCACGACACATTTCGCGTATTGATGCCGATTATGAGCTAATCACTTCACGTGAGATCCCCCAGGTGATTCAGTACGGAGAGCCTGACCATCCTGCCATCATTGTGGATGTCAAGCCCTCTGTGGCCGAGCGAAGCGCACAGAGCCAGCGAAGCGAGTCGCGGCGGGAAGCCATTGCTGCGAAGAAggctgccgctgctgctgccgccgaGAAAAGCGGTAATGGAGGACGAAGAGGCACTCCCAGCAAGGAGGGAGGCAAGGACAGTGGAAAGGAGACTGGCGGCAAGAAGGCGGCAGCCACTAACGGCGCAGCTGCCGTGGGAGCCGGAGCCAAAAAGAATGGCGAGAAACGAACCGCTACCTCTGCTTCAGTGTCCGATACCGTggcttcttctgccgctgctgctggagccaAGAAACGGAAGactgctgccaaggcttctcctgctcctggaaACAGAAAATCGCCTCCATCGTCAGACGACACACCCGCAGCTTCGGCTACCAGATCTGCTCGTTTGGTTAACAAATCGAGAAAGGGgcaggaggctgctgagtcTGCCAAGGCCgcggaggaagaggaggacgacggaGAACCGGTCTACTGTTACTGTGAACAGGTGTCCTACGGAGAAATGGTGGCCTGTGATGGTCCCCAGTGCACCCGGGAGTGGTTCCATTTGCCTTGTTTGGGCCTCAGCTCGCCCCCCAAGGGTAACTGGTACTGTGATGA TCGTTCGTTGTTATTAGTGGGTGTGGATTCAACATCGGCTTTCGGATCTTGTGGTCATGAGAGCAGATATTCAGCGTGCGTGCCCATGCCTGGATGGGCTGCTCCACTTCTTAAGCTCCAATTGAGTGCCGAGACCGAGCCAGCCAGGATTCGAAGCCCTAGATATGATTCCAAGTCATCCGGGCATCTCCAAACATCTATCCTCTCAGTTATTTATTACGGCCCATTAATGCTTGGCCCGACACCGGTGTGCAAGGCTCGTGAGTGA
- a CDS encoding uncharacterized protein (Compare to YALI0E08756g, similar to Saccharomyces cerevisiae RAS2 (YNL098C) and RAS1 (YOR101W); ancestral locus Anc_2.182, similar to uniprot|P01119 Saccharomyces cerevisiae YOR101w RAS1 GTP-binding protein): protein MNISQREYKVVVVGGGGVGKSAITLQFVQSHFVDEYDPTIEDSYRKEIIIDTNLTTLDVLDTAGQEEYSAMREQYMRNGDGFLLVYSITSRDSFEEAQLFYNQILRVKDVARAPVVLVSNKCDLSADRQVSTVEGQRLAREWNVPFFETSARYRVNVDEPFCDLVREIRRHQIERHRQGSSSSTMHMSMGSSMGSVKGRSVREKLEEGDDGEKKEKKACCVIC, encoded by the exons ATGAACATTTCACAGCGAGAATAcaaagtggtggtggttggcGGCGGAGGCGTCGGAAAGAGCGCAATCACTCTCCAGTTTGTTCAGAGCCATTTCGTTGACGAATACGATCCAACTATTGAGg ACTCGTACCGAAAAGAAATCATCATCGACACCAACCTCACAACCCTCGATGTCCTGGACACAGCTGGACAAGAGGAGTACTCCGCCATGAGAGAGCAGTACATGCGCAACGGCGATGGCTTCCTGCTGGTTTACTCAATCACTTCACGGGACTCATTCGAAGAGGCCCAGCTGTTTTACAACCAGATCCTGCGAGTCAAGGACGTGGCGCGTGCACCTGTGGTTCTGGTCAGCAACAAGTGTGATCTTTCTGCTGACAGACAGGTTTCTACAGTCGAGGGTCAGCGTCTGGCTCGAGAGTGGAACGTGCCTTTCTTCGAGACTTCGGCGCGGTACAGAGTCAATGTCGACGAGCCCTTTTGCGATCTTGTGCGGGAGATTCGACGGCACCAGATTGAGCGACACCGACagggcagcagcagctcgaccATGCACATGAGCATGGGTAGCAGTATGGGCAGTGTTAAGGGCCGAAGTGTGCGAGAGAAGCTCGAAGAGGGGGATGACggagaaaagaaagaaaagaaggCGTGCTGTGTTATTTGTTAA